In Streptomyces sp. NBC_00091, the following proteins share a genomic window:
- a CDS encoding RodZ domain-containing protein, which yields MSIGKSNSPEEERPSTDDRSEDRIVERSIEEPSIGTALKKARIAAGLTVDEVSSTTRVRIPIVHAIEEDDFTRCGGDVYARGHIRTLARAVHIDPAPLVESYDAAHGGRPAPTPAAPMFEAERIRPERQRPNWTAAMVAAIVAVIGFVGFTAFGGGDEEGKRPVAEGSVSPKPAPKQSAGKQPAAQTPQSPQAPQAPKPEPSDSAIAAAPKDLVTVVLTADTGESWISAKDHSGRLLFDGTLAQGESKTFTDKESVDLVLGDAGAVKLFVNGKEIKERFESGQVERLTYTKDDPRQGQAQAG from the coding sequence GTGTCCATCGGCAAATCCAACTCCCCCGAAGAAGAGCGGCCTTCGACCGACGACCGGTCCGAGGACCGCATCGTCGAGCGCTCCATCGAAGAACCGTCCATCGGGACGGCCCTCAAGAAGGCCCGGATCGCCGCCGGGCTCACCGTCGACGAGGTCAGTTCCACCACCCGCGTGCGCATCCCGATCGTGCACGCGATCGAAGAGGACGACTTCACGCGGTGCGGCGGCGACGTCTACGCCCGCGGTCACATCCGTACGCTCGCCCGCGCCGTGCACATCGATCCGGCACCCCTGGTCGAGAGCTACGACGCGGCCCACGGCGGCCGGCCGGCACCCACACCCGCCGCGCCGATGTTCGAAGCCGAGCGGATCCGCCCCGAACGGCAGCGGCCCAACTGGACCGCGGCCATGGTCGCCGCCATCGTCGCCGTGATCGGCTTCGTCGGTTTCACCGCCTTCGGCGGCGGTGACGAGGAGGGCAAGCGGCCGGTGGCGGAAGGTTCCGTCTCCCCGAAGCCCGCACCCAAGCAGTCCGCGGGCAAGCAGCCCGCCGCCCAGACGCCCCAGAGCCCCCAGGCCCCTCAGGCACCCAAGCCCGAGCCCTCGGACAGCGCCATCGCCGCGGCCCCCAAGGACCTCGTCACCGTCGTCCTGACGGCCGACACCGGCGAGAGCTGGATCTCCGCGAAGGACCACAGCGGCCGGCTCCTCTTCGACGGAACCCTGGCGCAGGGCGAGTCGAAGACCTTCACGGACAAGGAGTCCGTGGACCTCGTCCTCGGCGACGCCGGGGCCGTCAAGCTGTTCGTGAACGGCAAGGAGATCAAGGAGAGGTTCGAGTCGGGTCAGGTCGAACGTCTCACCTACACCAAGGACGACCCGCGCCAGGGCCAGGCCCAGGCGGGCTGA
- a CDS encoding DNA translocase FtsK has translation MASSTSGKGSQSTAGTAKGRTGRTTAPAKKAAARKPPAKKAAAAKRPPVKKTAAKPAPSPTGGVVRLVRLCWLGVAHAVGGVFRGIGRGAKNLDPAHRKDGVALLLLALALIVAAGTWSNLSGPVGDLVTMLVTGAFGRLDLLVPILLGVMAVRFIRHPEQTDANGRIGIGLSALVIGVLGLVHIACGAPGRDEGTTAMQNAGGLIGWGASKPLIFTMGAPLAVPMLVLLTVFGLLVVTATPVNAIPQRLRRLGIRLGIVQPNQYDEGYGEHEGADGQDGQDRHDAERWRARAGGSGGSGGSGGEGDDPEEAALARRRRPRRSAARPGEREMDAVDVAAAAAAALDGVVYGGLPPNPLVADLTQGISDRRDGVEVTAPVPAAREERAAAPAAESASGAPHERTAAASGTLAVPDLTKAPPEAQPLPPRAEQLQLRGDITYALPSLDLLEKGGPGKTRSAANDAVVASLTNVFTEFKVDAQVTGFTRGPTVTRYEVTLGAAVKVERITALAKNIAYAVASPDVRIISPIPGKSAVGIEIPNTDREMVNLGDVLRLADAAEDDHPMLVALGKDVEGGYVMANLAKMPHVLVAGATGSGKSSCINCLITSVMVRATPEDVRMVLVDPKRVELTAYEGIPHLITPIITNPKRAAEALQWVVREMDLRYDDLAAFGYRHIDDFNKAIRDGKIKLPPGSERELSPYPYLLVIVDELADLMMVAPRDVEDSIVRITQLARAAGIHLVLATQRPSVDVVTGLIKANVPSRLAFATSSLADSRVILDQPGAEKLIGKGDGLFLPMGANKPVRLQGAFVTEDEIHGIVQHCKDQMAPVFRDDVTVGQKQKKEIDEEIGDDLDLLCQAAELVVSTQFGSTSMLQRKLRVGFAKAGRLMDLMESRGVVGPSEGSKARDVLVKPDELDGVLAVIRGEEVP, from the coding sequence ATGGCCTCAAGTACGTCCGGCAAGGGTTCCCAGAGCACCGCGGGCACCGCGAAGGGCCGCACCGGCCGTACGACGGCGCCGGCCAAGAAGGCGGCCGCGCGCAAGCCTCCCGCGAAGAAGGCCGCGGCGGCCAAGCGTCCCCCGGTGAAGAAGACCGCCGCCAAGCCGGCGCCCTCCCCGACCGGGGGAGTGGTGCGGCTGGTCCGCCTGTGCTGGCTCGGTGTCGCGCACGCGGTCGGCGGGGTCTTCCGCGGCATCGGACGGGGCGCGAAGAACCTGGACCCGGCCCACCGCAAGGACGGGGTGGCGCTGCTGCTGCTCGCCCTGGCGCTGATCGTCGCCGCCGGGACCTGGTCGAACCTGAGCGGGCCCGTCGGGGACCTGGTCACGATGCTGGTCACCGGGGCCTTCGGCCGCCTCGATCTGCTGGTGCCGATCCTGCTCGGGGTCATGGCGGTACGTTTCATCCGCCACCCCGAGCAGACCGACGCGAACGGGCGGATCGGCATCGGCCTCTCCGCCCTGGTCATCGGGGTCCTCGGGCTTGTGCACATCGCCTGCGGGGCGCCCGGCCGGGACGAGGGCACCACCGCCATGCAGAACGCGGGCGGGCTCATCGGCTGGGGCGCCTCCAAGCCGCTGATCTTCACCATGGGGGCGCCGCTGGCCGTGCCCATGCTGGTGCTGCTGACGGTCTTCGGGCTGCTGGTGGTCACCGCGACCCCGGTCAACGCGATCCCGCAGCGGCTGCGCCGCCTGGGGATCCGGCTGGGGATCGTCCAGCCCAACCAGTACGACGAGGGGTACGGGGAGCACGAGGGCGCCGACGGGCAGGACGGGCAGGACCGTCATGACGCAGAGCGGTGGCGGGCCCGGGCCGGCGGCTCCGGCGGCTCCGGCGGCTCCGGCGGTGAGGGGGACGACCCCGAGGAGGCGGCCCTGGCCCGGCGGCGCCGGCCCCGGCGGAGCGCCGCGCGGCCGGGGGAGCGGGAGATGGACGCCGTCGACGTCGCCGCGGCGGCCGCGGCCGCGCTGGACGGGGTGGTCTACGGGGGCCTGCCGCCGAACCCGCTGGTCGCCGATCTCACCCAGGGGATCTCCGACCGGCGGGACGGGGTGGAGGTCACCGCTCCGGTACCGGCCGCCCGGGAGGAGCGGGCCGCGGCCCCGGCGGCGGAGTCCGCCTCCGGCGCGCCGCACGAGCGCACCGCGGCGGCCTCCGGGACGCTGGCGGTGCCGGACCTGACCAAGGCCCCGCCGGAGGCCCAGCCGCTGCCGCCCCGGGCGGAACAGCTCCAGCTGCGCGGGGACATCACGTACGCGCTGCCCTCGCTGGACCTGCTGGAGAAGGGCGGGCCGGGCAAGACCCGTAGCGCCGCCAACGACGCGGTGGTCGCCTCGCTGACGAACGTGTTCACCGAGTTCAAGGTGGACGCGCAGGTCACGGGCTTCACCCGGGGCCCGACGGTGACCCGGTACGAGGTGACGCTCGGCGCCGCGGTGAAGGTCGAGCGGATCACGGCGCTGGCGAAGAACATCGCCTACGCCGTGGCCTCCCCGGACGTGCGGATCATCAGCCCGATCCCGGGCAAGTCGGCCGTCGGCATCGAGATCCCGAACACCGACCGCGAGATGGTCAACCTGGGCGACGTACTGCGCCTCGCGGACGCCGCCGAGGACGACCACCCGATGCTCGTCGCGCTCGGCAAGGACGTCGAGGGCGGCTACGTCATGGCCAACCTGGCGAAGATGCCGCACGTGCTGGTCGCCGGCGCCACCGGCTCCGGCAAGTCCTCCTGCATCAACTGCCTGATCACCTCGGTCATGGTCCGGGCCACCCCGGAGGACGTCCGGATGGTCCTGGTCGACCCCAAGCGGGTCGAGCTGACCGCCTACGAGGGGATCCCGCACCTGATCACGCCGATCATCACCAACCCCAAGCGGGCCGCCGAGGCCCTCCAGTGGGTGGTGCGCGAGATGGACCTGCGCTACGACGACCTGGCGGCCTTCGGGTACCGGCACATCGACGACTTCAACAAGGCGATCCGCGACGGCAAGATCAAGCTGCCGCCGGGCAGCGAGCGGGAGCTCAGCCCGTACCCGTACCTGCTGGTGATCGTCGACGAGCTGGCCGACCTGATGATGGTGGCCCCGCGCGACGTCGAGGACTCGATCGTCCGCATCACCCAGCTGGCCCGCGCGGCCGGTATCCACCTGGTGCTCGCCACCCAGCGGCCCTCGGTGGACGTGGTGACCGGTCTGATCAAGGCGAACGTGCCCTCGCGCCTCGCCTTCGCGACCTCCTCGCTCGCCGACAGCCGGGTCATCCTGGACCAGCCGGGCGCCGAGAAGCTGATCGGCAAGGGTGACGGACTGTTCCTGCCGATGGGCGCGAACAAGCCGGTCCGCCTCCAGGGCGCCTTCGTCACCGAGGACGAGATCCACGGGATCGTGCAGCACTGCAAGGACCAGATGGCGCCCGTCTTCCGCGACGACGTCACGGTCGGGCAGAAGCAGAAGAAGGAGATCGACGAGGAGATCGGCGACGACCTGGACCTGCTGTGCCAGGCGGCGGAGCTGGTGGTCTCCACCCAGTTCGGCTCCACCTCGATGCTCCAGCGCAAGCTGCGGGTGGGCTTCGCCAAGGCCGGGCGGCTCATGGACCTGATGGAGTCCCGGGGGGTCGTCGGCCCCAGCGAGGGCTCCAAGGCGCGCGACGTGCTGGTCAAACCCGACGAGCTCGACGGGGTGCTCGCCGTGATCCGGGGCGAGGAGGTCCCGTAG
- a CDS encoding two-component system response regulator, whose product MVQKAKILLVDDRPENLLALEAILSALDQTLVRASSGEEALKALLTDDFAVILLDVQMPGMDGFETAAHIKRRERTRDIPIIFLTAINHGPHHTFRGYAAGAVDYISKPFDPWVLRAKVSVFVELYTKNCQLREQAALLRLQLEGGGANGDGSRETAGLLAELSARLAAVEEQAEALTKQLGEDSADAAVVATAAHLERKLTGLRRALDALEPGTSGGAPILPAQG is encoded by the coding sequence ATGGTGCAGAAGGCCAAGATCCTCCTGGTCGACGACCGGCCGGAGAATCTGCTGGCGCTGGAGGCCATCCTCTCCGCGCTCGATCAGACACTGGTCCGGGCGTCGTCGGGGGAGGAAGCGCTCAAAGCGCTGCTGACGGACGATTTCGCGGTCATCCTGCTGGATGTCCAGATGCCGGGAATGGACGGATTCGAAACCGCCGCGCACATCAAGCGGCGCGAACGGACCCGGGACATCCCGATCATCTTCCTCACCGCGATCAACCACGGTCCGCACCACACCTTCCGCGGTTACGCGGCGGGCGCGGTCGACTACATCTCGAAGCCGTTCGATCCCTGGGTGCTGCGCGCCAAGGTCTCGGTGTTCGTCGAGCTCTACACGAAGAACTGCCAACTGCGGGAGCAGGCGGCCCTGCTGCGCCTCCAGCTGGAGGGCGGCGGTGCCAACGGCGACGGCAGCAGGGAGACGGCCGGGCTGCTGGCCGAGCTCTCCGCGCGGCTGGCGGCGGTCGAGGAGCAGGCCGAGGCGCTGACCAAGCAGCTCGGCGAGGATTCGGCGGATGCCGCGGTGGTGGCGACCGCCGCGCATCTGGAGCGCAAGCTGACCGGGCTGCGGCGGGCGCTGGACGCGCTGGAGCCGGGGACCAGCGGGGGAGCGCCGATACTGCCCGCCCAGGGCTGA